From Microbacterium sp. LWH7-1.2:
CGCCCTGACCTTCGCTCGCCTCGGTGAGGAACTGAAGGCGTCTCCGACCGCCGTCTACCGTCACTTCCTGAGTCGTCAGGATCTGCTCCGTGCACTCGCGGATCACCTGGACGGCATCTCGATCGAGGGGTACACCCCGACCGACGACTGGCGGATCGACCTGCAGGACCTCGCGTGGCGGGCGTGGCGCACAGCTAACGCGCATCCGGCTGCGGCCGCGATCTCCCTTTCCCTGGTGTCGAACGGGACGAACGAACTGCGGGCGGTCGAGTGGGTGCTCCGGGCGATCCACTGCGCGGGCCTGACGGGACGCCAAGCGGTCGTCCAGTACCAGGTCTACTCCAACCTCGTGCTCGGCTCGGCGGGAGCTCACGGAGCGCGCCTCAGTGCACCCGACGCCCGCGATGTCGATGAGGGCTGGATCCAGGTGTACGCACCGAAGGACCCGAGTCAGTTCCCCCACGCCGAAGCGGTGAAGGCCGAGCTGGCGTCGGTGACCTACGATGAGGTCTTCGCGAAGCAGCTCGAGATGTATCTGGACGCGCTCGCGGTCATGGGCGCTCCAGGCGACGGCGGGTGATCCGCGTCCGGCGCCTCGTCAACGCCCCCGCTCCTCGGCGATCGTGTTCGCGCCGTCGACCACGATCAGCTGCCCCGTGACGCAGGAGGCCTCCTCGTCCGCCAGGAAGGCGATCGCGTGTGCCACCTAACCGGGGTCTCCGAGCGACCGACAGGGGTGGCGCGGCCCATCCGCCGCTCGTGGTCGGTGGCGGAGCCCGTATCGATCCAGCCGGGCGCGACGGCATTCACTGTGACCCTCAGCGACCGGCTGGAACTCGCCAAACTCGCAGATCGGGGAACTCGAGGCGGTCCCCGTCGTGCACCTCAACGAGTCCGTGGAGTCGGCCCGGGAGACGCGATTCCGTGCGGAAAGCGATCGGTGAGCCTGGAGACCGTCGACGCCGTCGCGCGCGCCGTGCAGTCCGCGCTGCCGAGGGAGAAGGATGCCGCCGCCGGCCGTGCGGCGGACGCCGGGGGCCGCTCCGCCGGCCGCGCGGCGGAGTTCCGCCTCGGCTGGCCCGCAGCATCAGCCGAACTGACAGCAGAGATCGGCGATCGGTACGGCTATCGGCAGCTGCGTGAGGGCATTCTCGCCCGCGGTCTATCCGAGAAGGAAGGCCAGTTCCTCAAGCCCACGACTCCGTCACGTCGTTCCTCGGCGCGCTCGGCGTCGGGCACGGTGCGGTCGTCGCCGCCGGCACAGGCGTGGTCACCCTCGGCGTCGGACCCGCCGCAGTTGCCCGAGTCGACGGGTGGGGAAACATCATGGGCGACGCCGGAAGCAGCTACTGGTTCGGTCGCCGGGCTCGACGACGTCATGCGCAGTTACGACGGACGCGGCTCCAGCACCGCGCTCACTGCCGTCGTGCAGCAGCGGTGGCCGGCACTTCCTGACGCCTACATGAACCTGCAAGCCGAGTCGGAGCGCGTGTCGATCGTCGCGGACTTCGCATGCGCCGTCTGCGAGCTCGCCCCGCATGATGCCGTCGCGCATCGCATCATCGTGGACGGTGCCGCCGAGCTCGTGGATTCGGCGACGGCCGCACTGCAGCGCGCCGAATGTTCGATGCCCAATTCGGAAACCGGTCCGGGGGTTGTGCCGATCGGGGTGGTCTGTTCCGATCGACCGCCGTCTTCGACGTGTTCAGTTCCCTCCTCGCAGCGCGGGTGAGCGGCGTACAGATCAGGCAGTCCGCCGGAACCGGGATCGACGGCGCCGACCTGCCGCAGACGGCGCGTGGGAGGAGGCGTTGCCCTCTCGACCCGCAGTGGCGCCGAGGCGTGCAGCCCGCGGTCCAGACACGCGGAAGCGCCCACCGGTACGGGACCGGTGGGCGCTTCTGTCTTCGCAGCTAGGTGTCGCGCGATCTGGGCGTGATGCTCAGAAGGGCTGAACCGGGTCCTCGATGCCGAAGAGCACCTTGCCGTAGACCTCTGCTCCGAGCTCCGGGTGCACGAGCGCGTGACGGCTCGCCGTCTCGCTGTTGCGCCAGAACCGCTGGAGCGGGTTGATCTCGGCGAAGCTGAACGCACCGTTGATGCTCAGGCACCGGCTGATGGCCTTGCGGGACAGCGCCGCGGCCTGACCGTTGTCCATTCGTGCGCGGGCGCGCTCCTGGAGCGTCATGGGCCGGCGGTCGCGTGCAGCCGAGTCGATGGCTGCGCAGGTGCGAGCGGCCAGGAAGTGCGCCTGGTCGACCTCGGACTGGGCCTTGGCCAGCTCGATCTGATGCACGACGGATTCCTTCGCGTGCTTGAACACGGTGTAGGTCACCGACTTCTCAGCGCCGTTGGCGAGGGTCAGGTCGATGGCGCCACGCGCCATGCCGATCTGCGCCGAGCTGAGGATGATCTCCGCCACCGGGACGAACGATGCGTGGTAGTTGTCCTCCTCGGCCCACTCACGCGCATACTTCTCGCCGGCGAGATCGCCGATGGAGACGATGCGGTGGTCCGGAATGAAGACATCGGTCGCCACGAGGGTGTTGGATCCCGTCGCGCGCATGCCTGCCACGTACCAGGTGTCCTGAATCTCCAGGTCGGCCTTCGGGATCAGGACGAGGGAGTTGATGGGCAGTCCGTTCTCATCCTCGTCGGTCTTCACGGGGACGATGGACCAGTCCGCGTGGAGCGATCCGGTGCCGTAGCCCCACTGCCCCGAGACGCGGATGCCGCCCTCGACCCGCTCGAACGACTTTGTCGAGTTGGCCTGCACGAAGGGACCGCCGGGCGACAGGACCGCAGACACGCACGCCCGCGGGTTCGCACCGAACACGTCTTCCTGCGCCTGGTCCGAGAAGAGGGTCACGAACCATGTCGACGAGTTGAGGAGGGCCGACACCCATCCCGTTGCGCCGTCAGCCCGCGCGACCTCTGCGACGGTGTCGATGAACGTGCGGAAGTTCGCGCCGTAGCCTCCCCACCGGCGCGGGATGGAGATGTGGAGAAGGCCAGCGTCCTTCATTGCGGAGATGACTTCTTCGGGGACGCGGCGGTCGGCTTCGCCCTGTGCGGCGAACTCCCGGATCAGCGGCTGCAGGGCCCGTGCCTTTGCCACAATCTCCGGGTCGGGACCGGGCGCACCAAAAAAGGCGTCCATGGTCGGGGCTTCCTGAACTGCACTGCTCACTTGACTCTCCTAACGTGGTCGCGACCGAATGCGCTGACGCCACCGGGCTGCAATCGTTTGCTGTTGGGTTGATCATATACCC
This genomic window contains:
- a CDS encoding TetR/AcrR family transcriptional regulator; its protein translation is MTEITRVRRKRGSISRDEIVAAALRLMDGEGEPALTFARLGEELKASPTAVYRHFLSRQDLLRALADHLDGISIEGYTPTDDWRIDLQDLAWRAWRTANAHPAAAAISLSLVSNGTNELRAVEWVLRAIHCAGLTGRQAVVQYQVYSNLVLGSAGAHGARLSAPDARDVDEGWIQVYAPKDPSQFPHAEAVKAELASVTYDEVFAKQLEMYLDALAVMGAPGDGG
- a CDS encoding acyl-CoA dehydrogenase family protein gives rise to the protein MSSAVQEAPTMDAFFGAPGPDPEIVAKARALQPLIREFAAQGEADRRVPEEVISAMKDAGLLHISIPRRWGGYGANFRTFIDTVAEVARADGATGWVSALLNSSTWFVTLFSDQAQEDVFGANPRACVSAVLSPGGPFVQANSTKSFERVEGGIRVSGQWGYGTGSLHADWSIVPVKTDEDENGLPINSLVLIPKADLEIQDTWYVAGMRATGSNTLVATDVFIPDHRIVSIGDLAGEKYAREWAEEDNYHASFVPVAEIILSSAQIGMARGAIDLTLANGAEKSVTYTVFKHAKESVVHQIELAKAQSEVDQAHFLAARTCAAIDSAARDRRPMTLQERARARMDNGQAAALSRKAISRCLSINGAFSFAEINPLQRFWRNSETASRHALVHPELGAEVYGKVLFGIEDPVQPF